In Tepidimonas taiwanensis, the following are encoded in one genomic region:
- a CDS encoding carbohydrate ABC transporter permease has translation MTARVSWSRLFIWVLLLVWAAWFLAPLYVMVVTSLKDAEQIRQGHLLSLPTAPTLAAWHKAWSEACTGVDCNGLRPFFWNSVQMVVPAVLISTALGAINGYVLTKWKFRGADTLFALMLFGVFMPMQVVLLPASQILGWLGLASSLWGLVLVHVVAGLPTTTLFFRNYYVNLPDELVKAAQLDGASFWQIFFRIVLPLSTPIIVVTLIWQFTAIWNDFLYGVVFSGADSKPITVGLNNLANTSSTVKEYHVDMAAALIAALPTLVVYVVAGKFFVRGLTAGAIKG, from the coding sequence ATGACCGCGCGGGTGAGTTGGTCGAGACTGTTCATTTGGGTCTTACTGCTGGTGTGGGCAGCGTGGTTTTTGGCACCGCTGTACGTGATGGTGGTGACTTCGCTCAAAGATGCCGAGCAGATCCGTCAGGGCCACCTGTTGAGCCTGCCAACGGCACCGACGCTCGCGGCGTGGCACAAGGCCTGGTCCGAGGCTTGCACGGGTGTGGACTGCAACGGGCTGCGGCCGTTTTTCTGGAACTCGGTGCAGATGGTGGTCCCCGCCGTGCTCATCTCCACAGCGCTGGGGGCCATCAACGGCTACGTGCTGACGAAGTGGAAGTTCCGCGGGGCCGACACGCTGTTTGCCCTGATGCTGTTCGGCGTGTTCATGCCCATGCAAGTGGTGTTGCTGCCGGCCAGTCAGATTTTGGGTTGGCTGGGGCTGGCCAGCTCGCTGTGGGGGCTGGTGCTGGTGCACGTGGTCGCGGGGCTGCCCACCACGACGCTGTTTTTCCGGAACTATTACGTGAACCTGCCGGACGAGCTGGTCAAGGCCGCGCAGCTCGATGGCGCGTCGTTCTGGCAGATTTTCTTTCGCATCGTTCTGCCCCTGTCGACGCCGATCATCGTGGTCACGCTGATCTGGCAGTTCACGGCGATCTGGAACGACTTTCTCTACGGCGTGGTGTTCTCGGGCGCAGACAGCAAGCCGATTACGGTGGGGCTGAACAACCTCGCCAATACCTCCAGCACGGTCAAGGAGTACCACGTCGACATGGCGGCGGCGCTCATCGCTGCGCTGCCGACGTTGGTCGTCTACGTCGTGGCTGGTAAGTTTTTCGTGCGCGGTCTCACCGCCGGTGCCATCAAAGGTTGA
- a CDS encoding oxidoreductase, with amino-acid sequence MADAWRVLLVGYGYAGATIHAPLIQSVPGMALAAVVSRQPDKVRADWPGVPVYPDMATALSRCDAPIVVVATPNETHAALALQALSAGRHVVVDKPLALDMAQTETLLQAARSQRRVLTVFQNRRWDADWLAVQTVLAEGRLGRVVRVEGRMERYRPQVRARWREGAGPGAGLWYDLAPHLLDQALLQWGWPRRWFVQRARLRPGAVADDWFVATLDYDGLCVTLQACMASARPAPRWVIHGTLGSYVAHEWDPQETQLKAGARPGEAGWGWLARPGELWLSPDGVTAPSVPQPVPGCAGDYRMFYAQLRDALAGRGDVPVSGAQIRQTMRALAMGCQDDASM; translated from the coding sequence GTGGCCGATGCTTGGCGCGTGTTGCTCGTGGGCTACGGGTATGCGGGCGCGACGATACACGCTCCGTTGATTCAGTCGGTGCCGGGCATGGCGCTGGCCGCCGTGGTCAGCCGCCAGCCTGACAAGGTTCGGGCCGACTGGCCCGGCGTGCCGGTTTATCCGGATATGGCGACGGCCTTGTCGCGCTGTGATGCGCCCATCGTCGTGGTGGCCACGCCCAACGAGACGCACGCCGCGCTGGCGTTGCAGGCGTTGTCGGCGGGTCGGCACGTGGTGGTGGACAAGCCCTTGGCGCTGGACATGGCGCAAACCGAGACGCTGTTGCAGGCGGCGCGCTCGCAGCGCCGGGTGCTGACGGTGTTTCAAAACCGCCGTTGGGATGCCGATTGGCTGGCCGTGCAAACTGTGCTGGCCGAGGGCCGCTTGGGCCGCGTCGTGCGGGTGGAGGGGCGCATGGAGCGCTACCGCCCGCAAGTGCGTGCGCGCTGGCGCGAAGGGGCGGGGCCCGGGGCGGGCCTGTGGTACGACCTCGCTCCTCACTTGCTGGATCAGGCCTTGCTGCAATGGGGTTGGCCGCGCCGCTGGTTCGTGCAGCGTGCGCGGCTGCGCCCCGGTGCGGTGGCGGACGACTGGTTTGTCGCCACGCTGGACTACGACGGCTTGTGCGTCACCCTGCAAGCATGCATGGCCAGCGCCCGTCCCGCGCCGCGCTGGGTGATTCACGGCACGCTGGGCAGCTATGTGGCCCATGAATGGGATCCGCAAGAGACCCAGCTCAAGGCTGGTGCGCGGCCGGGGGAAGCGGGGTGGGGTTGGTTGGCGCGTCCGGGCGAGCTGTGGTTGTCGCCAGATGGCGTGACGGCCCCCAGCGTCCCGCAGCCCGTGCCGGGCTGCGCGGGTGACTATCGGATGTTTTATGCGCAGTTGCGCGATGCGCTGGCGGGGCGGGGTGACGTGCCGGTGAGCGGGGCGCAGATCCGCCAAACCATGCGCGCTTTGGCCATGGGGTGTCAGGACGATGCATCAATGTGA
- a CDS encoding ABC transporter substrate-binding protein → MRRVALAAAAVTAAGWVQAGEVEVLHWWTSGGEAKAAAALKQQLQAQGHTWKDFAVAGGGGDNAMTVLKSRVVSGNPPAAAQIKGPSLQEWAAEGVLANIDDVAKANQWDSLLPKVVADVMKYKGSYIAVPVNVHRVNWLWINPEAFKKAGAKVPTNWDEFFAAAEALKKAGIIPVAHGGQNWQDFTTFESVALGLGGGDFYKKALVQLDDATIKGPTMTKVLETFRRIKGYTDKNAPGRDWNLATAMVIKGEAGMQLMGDWAKGEFLAAGKVPGKDFVCTHAPGTAQAFTFNVDSFAMFKLRDESKIKAQKDLAAAIMSPQFQEVFNLNKGSIPVRLNMDLSKFDDCAKLSAKDFVQTAKSGGLVPSIAHGMAVPSAAQGAMQDVVSQFWNDDRMTVQQAQERLARAAKTR, encoded by the coding sequence TTGCGCCGCGTGGCGCTGGCCGCAGCGGCCGTGACTGCGGCCGGATGGGTGCAAGCCGGTGAGGTGGAGGTGCTGCACTGGTGGACCAGTGGTGGCGAGGCCAAAGCCGCCGCTGCTCTGAAGCAGCAGTTACAAGCGCAAGGCCACACGTGGAAGGATTTTGCGGTGGCCGGTGGTGGCGGGGACAACGCGATGACGGTGCTCAAGTCCCGTGTCGTTTCGGGCAACCCGCCTGCCGCTGCGCAAATCAAGGGGCCGTCGCTGCAAGAGTGGGCGGCAGAGGGTGTGCTGGCCAACATCGACGACGTGGCCAAGGCCAACCAATGGGACAGCCTGCTGCCCAAGGTCGTGGCCGATGTGATGAAGTACAAGGGCAGCTATATCGCCGTGCCCGTCAATGTCCACCGCGTCAACTGGTTGTGGATCAACCCCGAGGCATTCAAGAAGGCTGGCGCGAAGGTGCCCACCAACTGGGACGAATTTTTCGCGGCAGCCGAGGCGCTGAAGAAGGCCGGCATCATTCCCGTGGCGCATGGAGGGCAGAACTGGCAAGACTTCACGACGTTTGAAAGTGTTGCGCTGGGCCTCGGGGGAGGCGACTTCTATAAGAAGGCGCTCGTTCAGCTCGACGACGCGACGATCAAAGGCCCAACGATGACCAAGGTGCTGGAAACTTTCCGCCGCATCAAGGGGTACACCGACAAGAATGCACCGGGTCGCGACTGGAACCTGGCCACGGCGATGGTCATCAAGGGCGAAGCGGGCATGCAGCTGATGGGCGACTGGGCCAAAGGTGAGTTTTTGGCCGCGGGCAAGGTGCCGGGCAAGGATTTTGTCTGCACGCACGCGCCCGGCACGGCCCAGGCATTCACCTTCAACGTCGACTCGTTCGCGATGTTCAAGCTGCGTGACGAGTCCAAGATCAAGGCGCAAAAAGACTTGGCCGCCGCCATCATGTCGCCGCAGTTCCAGGAGGTGTTCAACCTCAACAAGGGCTCGATCCCGGTGCGGCTGAACATGGATCTGTCCAAGTTCGACGATTGCGCCAAGCTGAGCGCGAAAGACTTCGTGCAGACGGCCAAGAGCGGTGGCCTCGTGCCGTCGATCGCGCATGGCATGGCGGTGCCCTCGGCCGCCCAGGGGGCGATGCAGGACGTGGTCAGCCAGTTCTGGAACGACGATCGCATGACGGTCCAGCAGGCGCAGGAACGTCTCGCACGAGCAGCCAAGACGCGCTGA
- a CDS encoding low molecular weight protein-tyrosine-phosphatase produces MARSVGLYHVVFFCMGNICRSPTAHGVFRQRLDARGLGAQVAVDSAGTHAYHVGEPPDPRAQRHAARRGYDLSDLRARQLTAADFVRADLLLAMDWDNLALAEAMCPSGHRRKLRRLTEFCRRHDSPIVPDPYYGGADAFETVLDLVEDACDGLLDHIEGVLAARRLLHPPPAP; encoded by the coding sequence ATGGCGAGGAGTGTTGGGCTTTACCACGTCGTGTTCTTCTGCATGGGCAATATCTGCCGCAGCCCGACCGCGCACGGGGTGTTTCGCCAGCGCCTCGACGCCCGGGGGCTCGGCGCGCAAGTGGCCGTCGACTCCGCCGGCACCCACGCGTACCACGTCGGCGAGCCGCCGGACCCCCGCGCACAGCGGCACGCGGCCCGGCGGGGCTACGACCTGAGTGACCTGCGTGCCCGGCAGCTCACCGCCGCCGATTTCGTGCGCGCGGACCTGCTGCTCGCGATGGACTGGGACAACCTGGCGCTCGCCGAGGCGATGTGCCCGAGCGGCCATCGGCGCAAGCTGCGGCGCCTCACCGAGTTTTGCCGCCGGCACGACAGCCCCATCGTGCCCGACCCCTACTACGGCGGCGCCGACGCCTTCGAGACCGTGCTCGACCTGGTCGAAGACGCCTGCGACGGGCTGCTCGACCACATCGAGGGCGTGCTCGCCGCACGCCGCCTGTTGCACCCCCCGCCCGCGCCATGA
- a CDS encoding CaiB/BaiF CoA transferase family protein, producing MNTAPTPPATPHTARDQTGTVHAATDPVAADHAASGTETAAAPPAAHGPLAGIRVLELGQLIAGPFAAKTLADFGADVIKIEPPGTGDPLRKWRLLRNGTSVWWEVQSRNKRSVCADLRTADGQALVRRLAAEADVLIENFKPGTLEGWGLGWEALRALNPRLVMLRLSGYGQTGPYAHKPGFGILGEAMGGLRYLTGEPGRVPVRTGVSIGDSIAALHGVIGVLMALYHRDARGGEGQMVDVALYESVFNLMESLLPEYDAFGVVRERAGSALPGIAPSNAYRCRASADGQDAYVLIGGNGDGIFRRLMRAIGRDDLAADPDLAHNDGRARRAAELDAAIEAWTRQRTVDEVIAVLDAADVPVGKIYTAADIAHDPQYLARDMVVQSRDREGRPLKVPGIAPKLSATPGALRYPAPRLGEHDAEVWRAHGWPVRRD from the coding sequence ATGAACACAGCGCCCACGCCGCCCGCCACACCGCACACCGCTCGCGATCAGACCGGCACCGTCCACGCCGCCACCGATCCCGTTGCCGCCGACCACGCCGCTTCAGGCACCGAAACGGCCGCCGCCCCGCCCGCCGCGCACGGACCGCTCGCCGGCATCCGCGTGCTGGAGCTGGGCCAGCTCATCGCCGGCCCGTTCGCCGCGAAGACGCTGGCCGACTTCGGGGCCGACGTCATCAAGATCGAGCCGCCGGGCACCGGCGACCCGCTGCGCAAGTGGCGACTGCTGCGCAACGGCACGTCTGTCTGGTGGGAGGTGCAGTCGCGCAACAAGCGCTCCGTGTGCGCGGATCTGCGCACGGCCGACGGTCAGGCGCTGGTGCGGCGGCTCGCCGCCGAAGCGGACGTGCTGATCGAAAACTTCAAACCCGGCACGCTCGAGGGCTGGGGGCTGGGGTGGGAGGCGCTGCGCGCGCTCAACCCGCGCCTCGTCATGCTGCGGCTGTCGGGCTACGGACAGACCGGCCCCTACGCGCACAAGCCAGGCTTTGGCATCCTCGGCGAGGCGATGGGGGGCCTGCGCTACCTGACCGGCGAGCCGGGCCGCGTGCCGGTGCGCACCGGCGTCTCGATCGGCGACTCCATCGCCGCGCTGCATGGCGTCATCGGTGTGCTGATGGCGCTCTATCACCGCGACGCGCGCGGTGGCGAGGGCCAGATGGTGGACGTCGCGCTCTACGAGAGCGTCTTCAACCTGATGGAGAGCCTGCTGCCGGAGTACGATGCCTTTGGCGTCGTGCGCGAGCGCGCCGGCAGCGCGCTGCCCGGCATCGCGCCGTCCAACGCCTATCGCTGCCGCGCCAGCGCCGACGGGCAGGACGCCTATGTCCTCATCGGCGGCAACGGCGACGGCATCTTCCGCCGCCTGATGCGTGCGATCGGCCGTGACGACCTGGCGGCCGATCCCGACCTCGCGCACAACGACGGTCGCGCGCGCCGCGCCGCCGAGCTCGACGCCGCCATCGAGGCATGGACGCGCCAGCGCACCGTGGACGAGGTGATCGCCGTGCTCGACGCCGCGGACGTCCCGGTCGGCAAGATCTACACCGCCGCCGACATCGCCCACGACCCGCAGTACCTCGCACGCGATATGGTCGTGCAAAGCCGCGACCGCGAAGGCCGTCCGCTGAAGGTGCCGGGCATTGCGCCAAAGCTCAGCGCCACGCCGGGTGCCCTGCGCTACCCCGCGCCGCGGCTGGGTGAGCACGACGCCGAGGTCTGGCGCGCGCACGGCTGGCCCGTGCGGCGCGACTGA
- the rplQ gene encoding 50S ribosomal protein L17, with protein sequence MRHGNGLRKLNRTSAHRKAMLRNMANSLLKHEAIKTTLPKAKELRRVVEPLITLAKKPTLANRRLAFDRLRDRETVVKLFNELGPRFANRPGGYTRILKMGFRVGDNAPMAYMELVDRPEPKAEGEAAPAADKAE encoded by the coding sequence ATGCGTCACGGAAACGGACTGCGCAAACTCAACCGCACCAGTGCCCACCGCAAGGCGATGCTGCGCAACATGGCCAACTCGCTGCTCAAGCACGAGGCCATCAAGACCACGCTGCCGAAGGCGAAGGAACTGCGCCGCGTCGTCGAGCCGCTGATCACGCTGGCGAAGAAGCCGACGCTGGCCAACCGCCGCCTGGCGTTCGACCGCCTGCGTGACCGCGAGACGGTCGTCAAGCTGTTCAACGAGCTGGGGCCGCGCTTCGCGAACCGCCCGGGCGGCTACACGCGCATCCTGAAGATGGGCTTCCGCGTGGGCGACAACGCGCCGATGGCCTACATGGAGCTGGTCGATCGCCCGGAGCCCAAGGCCGAAGGCGAGGCGGCCCCGGCGGCTGACAAGGCCGAATGA
- the glk gene encoding glucokinase — protein MHQCEKGPRLLADVGGTNARFGWQRAPGGPIEHVQVLPCAEFPSLQAAIEAYVARAAVPRPLYAAVAIANPVCGDAVCMTNHHWSFSIEQLRQALGLQRLLVLNDFTALALALPGLPAAALRPLGGGPAVAGAAVGLIGPGTGLGVSGLVPDGQGGWIPLEGEGGHVTLAAITEREWCVVRALQRRYGHVSAERVLSGPGLRDLYTVLCEADGVTAQADTPQAVVALAQQRQDERAWEAAQLFSGWLGSCAGNLALTLGARGGVYIGGGVVQRLGDAFDEAVFRERFEAKGRFAAYLAAIPVWLIVADPSPALAGAAAALDSARYR, from the coding sequence ATGCATCAATGTGAAAAGGGGCCCCGCCTGTTGGCGGACGTCGGCGGTACCAACGCGCGGTTTGGTTGGCAACGCGCGCCGGGTGGACCCATTGAGCACGTGCAGGTGTTGCCTTGTGCGGAGTTTCCCAGTCTGCAGGCGGCCATCGAGGCGTATGTGGCGCGTGCTGCGGTGCCGCGCCCGTTGTACGCTGCAGTGGCCATCGCCAACCCGGTGTGCGGGGACGCGGTGTGTATGACCAATCACCATTGGTCGTTTTCGATCGAGCAATTACGTCAGGCGCTGGGTTTGCAGCGGCTGCTGGTGCTCAACGACTTCACCGCGTTGGCGTTGGCGCTGCCGGGGTTGCCCGCCGCGGCGCTACGGCCGCTGGGGGGTGGTCCGGCGGTGGCGGGGGCGGCGGTGGGTCTCATCGGCCCGGGAACCGGATTGGGGGTGTCGGGCTTGGTTCCCGATGGCCAAGGCGGGTGGATTCCGCTGGAGGGCGAGGGCGGCCATGTGACGCTGGCCGCGATCACCGAGCGCGAGTGGTGCGTGGTGCGGGCCTTGCAACGTCGCTATGGCCATGTGTCGGCCGAGCGCGTGCTCAGTGGCCCTGGACTGCGCGACCTCTATACCGTGTTGTGTGAGGCCGACGGCGTTACCGCACAGGCCGATACCCCCCAGGCCGTGGTGGCCTTGGCGCAGCAAAGGCAAGACGAGCGTGCGTGGGAGGCGGCGCAGCTGTTCAGCGGTTGGCTGGGGTCGTGTGCTGGAAATCTGGCCTTGACGTTGGGGGCCCGTGGGGGTGTCTATATCGGCGGTGGGGTGGTGCAGCGCTTGGGGGATGCCTTTGATGAGGCAGTGTTTCGCGAGCGCTTCGAGGCCAAGGGGCGCTTTGCCGCGTATCTGGCGGCGATCCCGGTGTGGTTGATCGTGGCCGACCCATCGCCTGCGCTGGCCGGTGCCGCGGCTGCGCTGGATAGCGCGCGTTACCGGTAG
- a CDS encoding carbohydrate ABC transporter permease, translated as MTTQTRPATAWLPKLVVAPSFALSLFFIYGLMVWNGYLSLTPSRLLPTYEWAGWAQYQALWENERFHVAMRNLGVFGSLFIFGAMALGILLAVLLDQKIRGEGVLRTIYLYPMAISFIVTGTAWKWILNPGLGLEHLMHQWGFESFRFDWLVDPDRAIYCVVIAGVWQSAGFVMALFLAALRGIDDAIIKAAQVDGASLPTIYLRIILPSLRPVFFSTLMVVSHMAIKSFDLVMALTGGGPGYATDLPATFMYTHAFTRGQIGLGAASAMVMLITVAAIVVPYLYSELRSKR; from the coding sequence ATGACAACCCAGACGCGCCCGGCCACCGCCTGGCTGCCCAAGCTGGTCGTGGCCCCGAGTTTTGCGCTCTCGCTGTTTTTCATCTATGGCTTGATGGTGTGGAACGGCTACCTGTCGTTGACGCCCTCGCGCCTGTTGCCGACGTACGAGTGGGCGGGCTGGGCGCAATACCAGGCGCTGTGGGAGAACGAGCGCTTTCATGTGGCCATGCGCAACCTGGGCGTCTTTGGCTCGCTGTTCATCTTCGGCGCGATGGCGCTGGGCATTTTGCTGGCGGTGCTGCTGGATCAAAAAATCCGTGGCGAAGGCGTTCTACGCACGATTTACTTGTACCCGATGGCGATTTCGTTCATCGTCACCGGTACCGCTTGGAAATGGATTCTGAACCCGGGGCTGGGGCTGGAGCACCTCATGCACCAGTGGGGGTTTGAGTCGTTTCGCTTCGATTGGCTGGTCGATCCGGACCGGGCCATTTACTGTGTGGTGATCGCGGGCGTTTGGCAGAGTGCGGGCTTTGTGATGGCGCTGTTTTTGGCGGCGCTGCGCGGGATCGATGACGCAATCATCAAGGCCGCGCAGGTCGACGGTGCGAGTCTGCCCACCATCTATTTGCGCATCATTTTGCCGAGCTTGCGCCCGGTATTTTTCAGCACCTTGATGGTGGTGTCGCACATGGCGATCAAGTCGTTCGACTTGGTGATGGCACTCACCGGCGGTGGGCCGGGCTATGCGACGGACCTGCCTGCAACGTTCATGTATACGCACGCCTTCACCCGTGGCCAGATCGGTCTGGGTGCCGCCAGCGCGATGGTGATGCTGATCACGGTGGCAGCCATCGTCGTGCCATATCTGTATTCGGAACTCAGGAGCAAGCGATGA
- the rpsK gene encoding 30S ribosomal protein S11, which translates to MAKSPSANAAARVRKKVRKNIADGIAHVHASFNNTIITITDRQGNALAWASAGGQGFKGSRKSTPFAAQVASEAAGRAAMEQGIKNLDVEIKGPGPGRESSVRALGALGIKITSISDVTPVPHNGCRPPKRRRI; encoded by the coding sequence CGTGCGCAAGAAGGTTCGCAAGAACATCGCCGACGGCATCGCGCACGTGCACGCGTCTTTCAACAACACCATCATCACCATCACCGACCGCCAGGGCAACGCGCTGGCCTGGGCGTCGGCCGGTGGCCAGGGCTTCAAGGGCTCGCGCAAGTCCACGCCGTTTGCCGCGCAGGTCGCCTCCGAAGCGGCCGGCCGTGCCGCGATGGAGCAGGGCATCAAGAACCTGGACGTCGAGATCAAAGGCCCCGGCCCGGGTCGCGAATCGTCGGTGCGCGCGCTGGGCGCCCTGGGCATCAAGATCACGTCGATTTCCGACGTGACGCCGGTGCCGCACAACGGCTGCCGTCCGCCGAAGCGTCGCCGCATCTAA
- the rpsD gene encoding 30S ribosomal protein S4, with protein sequence MARYLGPKAKLSRREGTDLFLKSARRAISDKAKFDSKPGQHGRTSGSRTSDFGLQLREKQKVKRMYGVLERQFRRYFAEADRRRGNTGTNLLAILESRLDNVVYRMGFASTRAEARQLVSHKGISVNGQTVNIPSYLVSPGDVIAVREKARNQTRVKEALELAKQVGFPAWVEVAADKCEGVFKKVPDRDEFGADINESLIVELYSR encoded by the coding sequence GTGGCACGTTATCTCGGCCCCAAGGCCAAACTCTCCCGCCGTGAAGGCACCGACCTGTTCCTGAAGAGCGCGCGCCGCGCGATCAGCGACAAGGCCAAGTTCGACTCCAAGCCCGGCCAGCACGGTCGCACCTCCGGCTCGCGCACCTCGGACTTCGGCCTGCAGCTGCGCGAGAAGCAGAAGGTCAAGCGCATGTACGGCGTGCTGGAACGCCAGTTCCGCCGCTATTTCGCGGAAGCGGACCGTCGCCGCGGCAACACCGGTACGAACCTGCTCGCGATTCTGGAGTCGCGGCTGGACAACGTCGTTTACCGCATGGGCTTTGCGTCCACCCGCGCCGAAGCGCGCCAGCTCGTGTCGCACAAGGGCATCAGCGTCAACGGCCAGACGGTCAACATCCCGTCGTACCTGGTCAGCCCCGGTGACGTGATCGCCGTGCGCGAGAAGGCCCGCAACCAGACGCGCGTCAAGGAAGCGCTGGAGCTGGCCAAGCAGGTCGGTTTCCCCGCTTGGGTCGAGGTGGCCGCCGACAAGTGCGAAGGCGTCTTCAAGAAGGTGCCGGACCGTGACGAGTTCGGCGCCGATATCAACGAATCGCTGATCGTCGAACTGTACTCGCGTTGA
- a CDS encoding ABC transporter ATP-binding protein produces MGALSLRNIHKVYQQHTHILKGIDLEIEAGEFLILVGPSGCGKSTLLSIIAGLDTPTSGSVWIGDRDVTWLPSKDRDIAMVFQSYALYPNMTVAQNIAFGLEIRRVPKAERDAAVQRVAQMLQIGHLLDRKPGQLSGGQRQRVAMGRALARNPKLFLFDEPLSNLDAKLRVEMRAEIKQLHQRTRTTTVYVTHDQVEAMTLGDRIAVMKDGVVQQFGTPADIYSRPANTFVAEFIGSPAMNMVAAQRAADGLQARGQSLPLTAAQQQALNASGVAEVLYGIRPEHLTLGETGLPGVLQLIEPTGPETYAMVETPVGTLTVRTPGLLAAREGDRVHVGWQPGDVHLFDRNGGQRLVD; encoded by the coding sequence ATGGGTGCTTTGTCCCTCCGCAACATTCACAAGGTCTATCAGCAACACACGCATATTCTGAAAGGCATCGACCTGGAGATCGAGGCGGGTGAGTTTCTGATTTTGGTGGGGCCTTCCGGCTGCGGGAAGTCCACTCTGCTGAGTATCATCGCGGGGCTAGACACCCCCACGTCGGGTAGCGTGTGGATCGGTGACCGCGATGTCACCTGGCTGCCCAGCAAGGATCGGGACATCGCGATGGTGTTCCAGAGTTACGCGCTCTATCCCAACATGACGGTGGCGCAAAACATCGCGTTTGGGCTGGAGATTCGGCGTGTGCCCAAAGCAGAGCGTGACGCGGCGGTGCAGCGCGTCGCGCAGATGTTACAGATCGGTCACTTGTTGGATCGCAAGCCGGGGCAGCTTTCTGGGGGGCAACGTCAGCGTGTCGCCATGGGCCGCGCGCTGGCGCGCAACCCCAAGCTGTTTTTGTTCGACGAGCCGCTGTCCAACCTCGACGCCAAGCTGCGCGTGGAGATGCGCGCCGAGATCAAGCAGCTGCATCAGCGCACCCGCACCACCACGGTCTACGTCACGCATGACCAGGTGGAGGCGATGACGTTGGGCGACCGCATTGCCGTGATGAAAGACGGCGTGGTGCAGCAGTTTGGCACGCCGGCGGACATCTACAGCCGACCGGCTAATACATTCGTCGCGGAGTTCATTGGCTCGCCGGCCATGAACATGGTGGCGGCGCAGCGCGCTGCCGACGGATTGCAGGCCCGCGGGCAGTCGCTGCCGTTGACGGCGGCGCAGCAGCAGGCGCTCAACGCCAGCGGCGTGGCGGAGGTGCTCTACGGTATCCGGCCGGAGCATCTGACACTGGGCGAGACGGGGCTGCCGGGCGTGTTGCAGCTGATCGAGCCCACGGGGCCCGAGACGTACGCCATGGTCGAGACCCCGGTGGGCACGCTGACGGTGCGCACGCCGGGACTGCTCGCTGCCCGTGAGGGCGACCGCGTTCACGTGGGCTGGCAGCCCGGCGACGTGCACTTGTTCGACCGCAACGGCGGCCAACGGTTGGTGGACTGA
- a CDS encoding DNA-directed RNA polymerase subunit alpha, which yields MLNNLLKPKTIHVERLSANRAEVTLEPFERGYGHTLGNALRRVLLSSMVGHAPTEVTIAGVVHEFSTIEGVQEDVVHILLNLKGVVFKLHNRDEVTLSLRKEGEGVVTAGDIQTPHDVEILNPDHPIATLAPGAKLDMQIKVEKGRGYVPGNVRKGDDHRNSIGRIVLDASFSPIKRVSYAVENARVEQRTDLDKLVLDIETNGAIGPEEAVRAAAKILVEQLSVFAQLEGGTAFDAGSPAKAAAPAFDPILLRPVDELELTVRSANCLKAENIYYIGDLIQRTENELLKTPNLGRKSLNEIKEVLASRGLTLGMKLENWPPAGLEKH from the coding sequence ATGCTGAATAACCTGCTCAAACCCAAGACCATTCACGTCGAGCGCCTGTCGGCCAACCGCGCCGAGGTCACGCTCGAGCCCTTCGAGCGGGGCTACGGCCACACGCTGGGCAACGCCCTGCGGCGGGTGCTGCTGTCGTCGATGGTCGGACACGCGCCGACGGAGGTCACGATCGCGGGCGTCGTGCACGAATTTTCCACCATCGAAGGGGTGCAGGAAGACGTCGTCCACATCCTGCTCAACCTCAAGGGCGTGGTGTTCAAGCTGCACAACCGCGACGAGGTCACGCTCTCGCTGCGCAAGGAAGGCGAAGGCGTCGTGACGGCCGGTGACATCCAGACGCCGCACGACGTCGAAATCCTCAACCCGGATCACCCGATCGCCACGCTCGCGCCGGGTGCCAAGCTCGACATGCAGATCAAGGTCGAGAAGGGCCGCGGCTATGTGCCGGGGAACGTGCGCAAGGGCGACGATCACCGCAACAGCATCGGGCGCATCGTGCTGGATGCGTCGTTCTCGCCGATCAAGCGCGTCAGCTACGCCGTGGAAAACGCGCGGGTGGAGCAGCGCACCGACCTCGACAAGCTGGTGCTGGACATCGAGACCAACGGGGCGATCGGCCCCGAGGAAGCGGTGCGCGCCGCGGCCAAGATCCTGGTGGAGCAGCTCTCGGTCTTTGCGCAGCTCGAAGGCGGCACCGCCTTCGACGCCGGCAGCCCGGCCAAGGCCGCCGCGCCGGCGTTCGACCCGATCCTGCTGCGTCCGGTGGACGAGCTCGAACTCACCGTGCGCTCGGCCAACTGCCTCAAGGCCGAAAATATCTACTACATTGGTGACCTGATCCAGCGCACCGAGAACGAGCTGCTCAAGACCCCGAACCTGGGGCGCAAGTCGCTCAACGAGATCAAAGAGGTGCTGGCGTCGCGTGGCCTGACGCTGGGCATGAAGCTCGAAAACTGGCCGCCGGCCGGTCTGGAAAAACACTGA